CGTTGTGCCAGTTCGACGCCCCAGGCTGTAAATCCGGAGCGCGACACGAGGATGGGAATGCCCATCATCACGGTCTTTATCACCATTTCCGATGTCAGCCGCCCGGTCGTATAGAAGATCTTGTCGCCCGCAGGGACACCGTGGAGCATCATCCATCCGGCGATCTTGTCGACCGCATTGTGTCTGCCGACGTCTTCCATGTAGACGAGCGGCCGGTCTTGCTGGCACAGCACGCAGCCGTGGATCGCACCCGCCTCCAGGTAAAGGGAAGGCGTCGTGTTGATCGCCTTGGTCAGACTGTAGAGCCAGGACGTCCGCAGTCTGGCATCTGCCGGCAGCGACGCCGTTTCGAAACCGTCCATGACATCGCCGAAAACGGTTCCCTGCGCACAACCCGACGTGCGGACCTTCTTTTTCAGCTTTTCCTCGTAGTCGGTTTCCCGCTCGGTGCGGACAACCACGACCTCGAGATCATCGTCATAGTCGATTTCGGTGACGACATCGTCGTCGGTGAGCATGTTCTGATTCTTCAGGTATCCCACCGCGAGCAGGTCCGGATGATCACCGATCGTCATCATCGTCACGACTTCCTGCGCGTTGAGATAAAGGGTCAGGGGTTTTTCGGTCACGACCCTGGTTTCGACGGATTGCCCGTTCTGATCGATTCCGGTGACCGTCGTTGAAAGCCTGGCGTCCAGGGGGTCGGGTTTCAGCACGTAAGGGCCTGACAAAGGCGCGTAACTCCACAACTGATTGTTCTGGAGACACTATGGGACGCGGCAGGCAAAGGGCAAGGTCTTATACCAACCTCAATAAGTAGGAACCTATCCGACCGTGAAATGAGAGTGCTCCGCGAGGAGCGTGTCGCAGGGCGATGTGGGGCATCGGCCAAGATGCGCAACGCCGCGGAACGCTCTCATGTCGCGGCCTCCGGTGGTTTTTTCAGGCCCGCCGGACTGCGTTGCGCCGCTTGACCGGCCAACAAGGCTGCACCGCTCCTTGCCGGCGAATCTGAAAAGACCATCGGATAGGTTCTTGCTTATTGAGGTTGGTATTAACTGTGCAAAGTGCCTTGCACCCGTCTGCAGGACGGGCGCCGGCAACTCTATGTGCGGAAGCAGAAGTTTGGCGCGGCGGAAGCACGAACTGGACACGATGGGCTTCCGGCATGCGCATCAGCGCATCACGGTTGACGCGGCGCAGGCAACGCCGCGTCGGGCATCAGATCATCAGCATGTCATTGGTGAGCCGGCCGGCCTGCAATTCGGTCGCGAAGTGGCTGAAGGCAAGATACGCTTCGTCGCGCGTTACGTCGCCCGGATGATCCAGCAACGGGCGCAGCACCGGATTGGAGGCCGCCGCTACACCGTCGGTCAGATCGCGGAAGAACATGAGTGAATTCGGGAACAGGCGAAAATCCACTGGTTCGTGGATGATACCTTCGATGCTTTCAAGGCGTGGATCGTTCATCACGCAATAGACGGTATCGAGCACCTGACCGGTCTGGCCCTCAAGGATCTGGACAATATGCTGGTCGACGAGCAGCAGGGCTCCGGTCACTCCCGCCTTCCGGTTGATCCGGCGGATCCGGAGGAGGGTTCTGTCGATCTCGTCGGGCAACGGCAAGCGCATGTTGTCCCATTTGATTTTGCTGCGATAGCAGGCGCGATAAAGCTCCATTGCGTGTCCAATCGTTTCTGTGCCGATAGACAAAGCCTGCGCCTCAATTCCTCACAATTGCTTAAAATCTTAGTCAAATTCGAAGAAGAAGTGGGGAAACGCTGAATAGATTGTAAAGTTCTGAGGAAATCAGTGCTTCACCGTTGCGTTCCTGGTTAAAGAAAGCTGTGAAAAACCGGACGCCAAATCTTTGTGTGGAAAAATCATCGTTGCCTTGACAGGATGTAGTCCAGCCCGGTTCTGACGGCAGGCCACTCATGAGAGAGAATCGAATACACCGCCGTGTCTCGCAATGACCCGTCCGCAGTCCGCTGATGCGATCTGAGAACACCGTCGAGTTTCGCGCCGAGGCGTTCAATCGCCGCTCGGCTTTGCCTGTTCATGAAATGGGTTCTGAACTCTACGGCAATGCAGTCGAGCTCTTCGAAGGCGTGGGCGAGAAGCATGCGTTTGCATTCGGAATTCAGCCCGGTTCTCTGGACAGATTTCCGGTACCAGGTCGAGCCGATTTCAACGCGCTTGTTCGCTGCATCGATATTCATGTAGGTGGTCATGCCCACAGCCGTCCCGTCCGGCGTCAAAACGGCGAAAGGCAGCATTGATCCTGCTTCCTGCAATGCGAGCCGGCGGTTGATCTCGGCCTCGACTTCGCGTGGCGCTGGGATGGATGTGTACCAGGCTCTCCACAGGTCTCCCTCGGCCGCGGCAACAGCCAGGTCTGCCGCATGGCTCTGCGCCAGCGGGCAAAGGGTTGCGTGAATGCCTGTCAGCGTAACGGGAGGGGGCCAGCTCATGCATGTGCTCCGGAGTTGCGATTGCTGTGTTTCAGAAGGAACGTTCCTCGCCGTTCCACTTGAAGAACCTTCCGGTGCGTTCAAGGTCGAGCGTTGCCGCGACATCCAGGATACCTGCGGCGACATCGGCAGGGCAATTGTCAGCCGCGGCCCCTCCCATCGACGTCCTTACCCAGCCGGGATCGATCAGCGCGACCGGAATTCCCTCAGGCTCCAGTTCGGTTGCCAGACCCTGCATGACCTTGTTGACCGCCGCTTTCGAGGCCCGGTAGGCGAGGGTGTCCGGCTTGCGGTATCCCATCCAGGACATCTGGCTGGAGATGGTGAGGATCTTCGCGGCGTCCGACTTCCTGAGATGCGGCAAAAAGATCTGCGAGACCGCCAGCGGGGCGAGCGTGTTCACTTCCAGCGTTTTCAGGAAGCCGTCGAAGTCCATGTCGAGCGGGGACTGGCGCGCCGGTGTGATGATGCCTGCATTGTTGATGAGCAGGTCGAGTTCTACATCGAGATCCTCTGCAGCGCAGCGCACGGCGTCATGATCGGTCACATCGAAAACAAGCGGTACATACCCGACACCCAGCGTTTCGGCGCTTTGCCGTGCCGCTGGTTGTGACCTGACCGATCCGTAGACCGTCCAGCCGTCGGCGAGAGCCTTTCGGGCAAGTTCGAGGCCGATCCCGCGATTGGTCGCGGTGATGAGACAAGTGGGCATGTGACTTCCTGATGTTCCGTTGGCCTTGAAATGGCGCCTTTCCGCGCGGCGAGTACACTACCTTGAGCCGCCTTGAGTGCAACCGGGATTTGCGCCCGCCGCTGGATTATGCGCCGTGTGTGGCTGTTGCGTTCAACAAAGAGACGCCTGCAGCAAATTGGCGGCTTGTTTTTGTCGGCGTGCAAATTAGATTTCCATGCGAAATACCGCTGTTCATTTCAGACAGCGCGCACAACGACAGGACAGTGAAATGAGCGACGGAATCAAGCAGGCCGTGATCGAGAGCCTGAAGCAGATCAAGGGTCCGGACCTTGAAGGGAACATCGTCTCTCTCGGGCTGGTTTCCGATGTGTTCGTGTCTGATGGACGTGTCGCCTTTTCAATCACCGTCCCCGCTGCACGCGCGCAGGAACTTGAACCGTTGCGGCAAGCCGCCGAAAAAGTTGTCAGGGAAGTGGATGGCGTTGAAAACGCCATGGTTGCGCTCACTGCGGAACGTGCTCCTGGCGCCGCGCGCAACACCACACCCCCACCCAAACCTGCCCCCCGTCCGGCGCAGCGCGCACCAGAAGAAGAGGCGGCGGCCAAGCCCGGTGTACCGGGAATAACGCACATAATAGCTGTCGCCTCGGGCAAGGGCGGGGTCGGCAAATCGACGACGACGGCCAACCTGGCTCTGGGTATGGCGGCAAACGGACTGAAAGTTGGGGTTCTGGATGCTGATATCTACGGTCCGTCCGTACCGCGGCTCTTCAATGTATCGGGCCGCCCCGAAACCGTTTCGGGGCGGGTTCTGAAACCGCTGGAGGGCTATGGCATAAAGGTCATGTCGATGGGTTTCATGGTCGAGGAGGAAACCCCAATGATCTGGCGCGGACCCATGGTCATCTCCGCGCTGACCCAGATGCTCCGGGAAGTCGCCTGGGGCGAGCTTGACGTGCTTGTTGTCGACATGCCGCCCGGAACGGGTGACGCCCAGCTCACCATGGCGCAACAGGTTCCCCTGGCGGGCGCGGTGATCGTTTCGACACCTCAGGACCTGGCACTGATAGATGCCCGCAAGGGCCTGAACATGTTCAAGCGGGTCGACGTGCCGGTGCTCGGGATCATCGAGAACATGAGCTACTTCCTCTGCCCCGACTGCGGCAGCCGCCACGATATATTCGGACATGGCGGCGCGCGCGCGGAAGCGGAGCGTCTCGGCGTGCCGTTCCTTGGTGAAATACCGCTGACGATGAAGATCCGCGAGACTTCCGATGCCGGCACGCCAATTGTTGTCTCAGATCCTGAGGGACCGGTCGCCGCGATCTACAAGACGATTGCGGGGCAAGTCGTTGCCACGATCGAGAGTGCTGCAACCTCGCCCGAAAGAGCCGCCCCCAAAATCGTGTTTGATTGAGCTCTGCAGGCCGGTTTTTTGCATGTCGAGATAATTCGCAGCCGCGGCAATCGCGATTCAGTGCGCACGATCGGATGCTGTTGGCTCCTTCTGGCACGGATCGCGCATCATTTTTTACTTAATCACAGTCTTAAGAAAGGTATTTAAAGTCAGTAAGTTAAAGGGGGGTGCCCTTACGTGAGTAAATCTCGCCCAGGATTACTCCAGGCAGACTCGTTTTCTTTTCACGGGCGGATCACGCTTCAGCTTTAGAGTACCCTGCGTTGAGTGTGAAAAGTTTTCAATCTGTCGTAGGGGTTGCGCTGCGGAATGGACTACGGCCATCCAGAGCAGAACAGGATTGTCGAGGCACCGTCTCTCGGCGTTTTGATTGCCATTTCCACGGTCAGTCCGCTGGCAATGCAGATTTATCTGCCATCATTGGCCGGCATGATGATCGTGTTTTCGGCATCGGCCGGCGAAATTCAACTCTCTATGTCCGCCTACTTCATCGCATTGGCGATCTCTCAACTGTTCTGGGGACCGCTGTCCGACCAGTTCGGACGCCGGCCCGTGATTATCGTCGGAATGGCGCTGTTTGTGGCTGGAACCGTCTGGTGTCTTTTTGCGCCGACGATTGAATGGCTGATTGCAGCACGTGTCCTGCAGGCGGCGGGGGGAAGCGCCGGAATTGTGCTCGCACGGGCAATCGTCAGGGATCTATATGGTCCTGCTCAGGCCGCAAGCAGGATCAGCTATGTCATGATGGGCATGGCCGTCATGCCCACGATCGCACCTGCACTCGGTGGCGTCCTCGATCAGTACTATGGCTGGCAGGGCGGATTTGTTCTGCTGCTGCTGATCGGTACCGGCGTTTTCGTCGCAAGCTACCTGGCGCTTCCGGAAACCAATCCGGTACGCAGTTCTGCAGGGTTTGGAAGAGCCTTCCGAGCCTATCGCATCTTGATGGGCGAACCGCTTTTCTGGAGCTATGCGCTCACGGCGTCTTTTTCCGCTTTGACCTATTTCGCCTATCTGGGCGGCGCCCCGTTCATCGCGGCGCAGCTTCTCGCCTTGAGCGCTGCCGAGATGGGGCTGTATTTCATGTTCGTCGCGATCGGTTACATCGCGGGCAACTTCGTGTCCGGCAGGTTTTCCGAGCGCGTCGGGCTCTTTCCCATGATCATCTCGGGAACGCTCCTGAGCCTGCTTTGCGTCGCACTGATGGGAGGTCTTGCCTTTTTCGGGATTGTCACGGCCGCAAGCATCTTCCTGCCGATGTTCGTGCTGGGTCTCGGCAACGGCATCTGTCTGCCGAGCACGATTTCCGGTGCCGTCAGTGTCCGTCCCGAGCATGCCGGATCGGCATCCGGCCTGGTGGCCTCGATGCAGGTCGGGTGGGGGGCAGCCGCCGGGACTCTCGTCGCGTGGCTGTTTGCCGACAGTTTTCTTGCGGGCTCTGCCTGGAGCATGATCCTGATCATGGCTCTCGGGGCTGTAGCCAACCTTGCCGCGGCAATGACAATCAAGCGGGCCACGGCCTCGCAGCGTTTCGTGCCCGCTGAATAGCAGCC
This region of uncultured Roseibium sp. genomic DNA includes:
- the fdhD gene encoding formate dehydrogenase accessory sulfurtransferase FdhD; translated protein: MSGPYVLKPDPLDARLSTTVTGIDQNGQSVETRVVTEKPLTLYLNAQEVVTMMTIGDHPDLLAVGYLKNQNMLTDDDVVTEIDYDDDLEVVVVRTERETDYEEKLKKKVRTSGCAQGTVFGDVMDGFETASLPADARLRTSWLYSLTKAINTTPSLYLEAGAIHGCVLCQQDRPLVYMEDVGRHNAVDKIAGWMMLHGVPAGDKIFYTTGRLTSEMVIKTVMMGIPILVSRSGFTAWGVELAQRAGLTLIGRARGKRFVALAGSERIEFDMDPATAEDEPEKSKRKGSLAAQ
- a CDS encoding multidrug effflux MFS transporter, whose amino-acid sequence is MDYGHPEQNRIVEAPSLGVLIAISTVSPLAMQIYLPSLAGMMIVFSASAGEIQLSMSAYFIALAISQLFWGPLSDQFGRRPVIIVGMALFVAGTVWCLFAPTIEWLIAARVLQAAGGSAGIVLARAIVRDLYGPAQAASRISYVMMGMAVMPTIAPALGGVLDQYYGWQGGFVLLLLIGTGVFVASYLALPETNPVRSSAGFGRAFRAYRILMGEPLFWSYALTASFSALTYFAYLGGAPFIAAQLLALSAAEMGLYFMFVAIGYIAGNFVSGRFSERVGLFPMIISGTLLSLLCVALMGGLAFFGIVTAASIFLPMFVLGLGNGICLPSTISGAVSVRPEHAGSASGLVASMQVGWGAAAGTLVAWLFADSFLAGSAWSMILIMALGAVANLAAAMTIKRATASQRFVPAE
- a CDS encoding BLUF domain-containing protein gives rise to the protein MELYRACYRSKIKWDNMRLPLPDEIDRTLLRIRRINRKAGVTGALLLVDQHIVQILEGQTGQVLDTVYCVMNDPRLESIEGIIHEPVDFRLFPNSLMFFRDLTDGVAAASNPVLRPLLDHPGDVTRDEAYLAFSHFATELQAGRLTNDMLMI
- a CDS encoding GNAT family protein, whose amino-acid sequence is MSWPPPVTLTGIHATLCPLAQSHAADLAVAAAEGDLWRAWYTSIPAPREVEAEINRRLALQEAGSMLPFAVLTPDGTAVGMTTYMNIDAANKRVEIGSTWYRKSVQRTGLNSECKRMLLAHAFEELDCIAVEFRTHFMNRQSRAAIERLGAKLDGVLRSHQRTADGSLRDTAVYSILSHEWPAVRTGLDYILSRQR
- a CDS encoding SDR family oxidoreductase, whose product is MPTCLITATNRGIGLELARKALADGWTVYGSVRSQPAARQSAETLGVGYVPLVFDVTDHDAVRCAAEDLDVELDLLINNAGIITPARQSPLDMDFDGFLKTLEVNTLAPLAVSQIFLPHLRKSDAAKILTISSQMSWMGYRKPDTLAYRASKAAVNKVMQGLATELEPEGIPVALIDPGWVRTSMGGAAADNCPADVAAGILDVAATLDLERTGRFFKWNGEERSF
- a CDS encoding Mrp/NBP35 family ATP-binding protein: MSDGIKQAVIESLKQIKGPDLEGNIVSLGLVSDVFVSDGRVAFSITVPAARAQELEPLRQAAEKVVREVDGVENAMVALTAERAPGAARNTTPPPKPAPRPAQRAPEEEAAAKPGVPGITHIIAVASGKGGVGKSTTTANLALGMAANGLKVGVLDADIYGPSVPRLFNVSGRPETVSGRVLKPLEGYGIKVMSMGFMVEEETPMIWRGPMVISALTQMLREVAWGELDVLVVDMPPGTGDAQLTMAQQVPLAGAVIVSTPQDLALIDARKGLNMFKRVDVPVLGIIENMSYFLCPDCGSRHDIFGHGGARAEAERLGVPFLGEIPLTMKIRETSDAGTPIVVSDPEGPVAAIYKTIAGQVVATIESAATSPERAAPKIVFD